In Actinomadura citrea, a single window of DNA contains:
- a CDS encoding PQQ-dependent sugar dehydrogenase has translation MRRKLSWCLLTIAALLLPLLSVPPAAQARDDAPILDPIPDDPAPSGLGLVLQEVAQLPKSTPTGTPTDPRLLRWNRINHVGEVPDHSGRLYVPDLNGNLYLLDKKTRTPHVYLDVAATFAPDFFSQAGLGQGFGFVAFHPDFRKNGKFYTTHVEAGEALKTKTPDLTPQPKTGYHGVIDEWTATNPEADTFSGTHREILRVGFAGRIHNLQQIDFNPNARPGDADYGKLYVSVGDGGNGNVGDNGGDPQNLGVPQGKILRIDPAGNDSANGRYGVPADNPFAGQAGKLGEIYAYGMRDPHRFSWDTGGKHRLFLAHIGEHEIESIHELYPGANIGWSEREGAFTFRKDDRCHLYPLPADDAKYDYEYPLAAYDHDPPADWNCSSDVGHAISGGYVYRGARLPALRGKYLFTDIVDGRLMYTEESEMKHDATGTNRAQIYEMAAYDTSGKPVTMRELAGDQRVDLRYGSDGKGEPYLLAKANGKIWKVVGTKRVASGAAGPVRVGNAMNAANWTPVTPSKWQFPGDQVILAEAGEQRPGPRRPFEYAVLNKGPALTSTQIDAQVRLDTPVSVSNRDVIVIFGYQDDTHYYYTHLSSDNTIYPHNGIFLVNGADRLRIDQQWNANRSHGAPPAITDEAWHRVRVDRRADTGETAVYVDGSSRPVFTAVDKTLGSGRVGFGSFDNIGRLRDLTVRGTPAK, from the coding sequence ATGCGAAGAAAGCTCAGCTGGTGTCTCCTCACGATCGCGGCGCTGCTGCTGCCGCTGCTCAGCGTCCCCCCGGCGGCGCAGGCCCGGGACGACGCCCCGATCCTCGACCCGATCCCCGACGACCCCGCCCCGTCCGGCCTCGGCCTCGTCCTCCAGGAGGTCGCGCAGCTGCCGAAGTCGACGCCGACCGGCACCCCCACCGACCCGCGGCTGCTGCGGTGGAACCGCATCAACCACGTCGGTGAGGTCCCCGACCACTCGGGCCGCCTGTACGTGCCCGACCTGAACGGCAACCTGTACCTGCTCGACAAGAAGACCCGCACCCCGCACGTCTACCTGGACGTCGCCGCCACGTTCGCGCCCGACTTCTTCTCCCAGGCCGGACTCGGGCAGGGCTTCGGATTCGTCGCGTTCCACCCTGACTTCCGCAAGAACGGGAAGTTCTACACCACGCACGTCGAGGCGGGCGAGGCGCTGAAGACCAAGACGCCCGACCTCACCCCGCAGCCGAAGACCGGCTACCACGGCGTCATCGACGAGTGGACGGCCACGAACCCCGAGGCCGACACCTTCTCCGGGACGCATCGCGAGATCCTGCGCGTCGGCTTCGCCGGGCGCATCCACAACCTCCAGCAGATCGACTTCAACCCGAACGCCCGTCCGGGCGACGCCGACTACGGCAAGCTCTACGTGTCGGTCGGCGACGGCGGCAACGGCAACGTCGGCGACAACGGCGGCGACCCGCAGAACCTCGGCGTCCCGCAGGGCAAGATCCTGCGGATCGACCCCGCCGGGAACGACAGCGCCAACGGCAGGTACGGCGTCCCCGCCGACAACCCGTTCGCCGGGCAGGCCGGCAAGCTCGGCGAGATCTACGCCTACGGCATGCGCGACCCGCACCGGTTCAGCTGGGACACCGGCGGGAAGCACCGGCTGTTCCTCGCGCACATCGGCGAGCACGAGATCGAGTCGATCCACGAGCTCTACCCGGGCGCGAACATCGGGTGGAGCGAGCGGGAGGGCGCGTTCACGTTCCGCAAGGACGACCGCTGCCACCTGTACCCGCTGCCGGCCGACGACGCCAAGTACGACTACGAGTACCCGCTCGCGGCCTACGACCACGACCCGCCCGCCGACTGGAACTGCAGCAGCGACGTCGGCCACGCCATCTCCGGCGGCTACGTCTACCGGGGCGCGAGGCTGCCCGCGCTGCGCGGCAAGTACCTGTTCACCGACATCGTGGACGGCCGGCTCATGTACACCGAAGAGTCGGAGATGAAGCACGACGCGACCGGCACGAACCGCGCCCAGATCTACGAGATGGCGGCCTACGACACCTCCGGCAAGCCCGTCACGATGCGGGAGCTGGCCGGTGACCAGCGCGTCGACCTGCGGTACGGGTCGGACGGCAAGGGCGAGCCCTACCTGCTCGCCAAGGCCAACGGCAAGATCTGGAAGGTCGTCGGGACCAAGCGGGTCGCGTCCGGAGCGGCGGGCCCCGTCCGCGTCGGGAACGCGATGAACGCCGCGAACTGGACGCCCGTCACGCCGTCCAAGTGGCAGTTCCCGGGCGACCAGGTGATCCTGGCCGAGGCCGGCGAGCAGCGTCCGGGCCCGCGCCGCCCGTTCGAGTACGCGGTGCTGAACAAGGGCCCCGCGCTCACCTCGACGCAGATCGACGCGCAGGTGCGGCTGGACACGCCGGTGTCGGTCAGCAACCGGGACGTGATCGTCATCTTCGGCTACCAGGACGACACGCACTACTACTACACCCACCTCTCCAGCGACAACACCATCTACCCGCACAACGGGATCTTCCTGGTGAACGGCGCCGACCGGCTGCGCATCGACCAGCAGTGGAACGCCAACCGGTCGCACGGCGCCCCGCCGGCCATCACCGACGAGGCGTGGCACCGCGTCCGGGTCGACCGCCGAGCGGACACCGGCGAGACCGCCGTGTACGTGGACGGGTCCTCCCGGCCGGTCTTCACGGCCGTCGACAAGACCCTCGGCTCCGGCCGGGTGGGCTTCGGCTCGTTCGACAACATCGGCCGGCTCCGCGACCTGACGGTCCGCGGAACCCCGGCGAAGTAA
- a CDS encoding LamG-like jellyroll fold domain-containing protein: protein MMIRRGTAALTTALLGASLCVAAAPAHASTGGVFPPLKKNLISYYDFEHPVPGDPSREADRGRSGTTINLINGGAAMRVRDGARRHAVQLGQVAPSAKGNDDWKAGVYSAPGVPSLHAFSSAKGATLAGWIKMTGTNPSPNTETSNPSDVYNAIGLSGLLTGDSDGHAVRALLEIIEVSGTLHVVALGRRVDGSKSQTFAASEDWQSILPQNTWVHLAATFDYDTGAMALYKDGRPLDGFYTTAGDPWGLEGAPEPDVTSATDPRGIKIGGSYPQNTAEKNPCNCRMDGLMFLDRPLTPKEAAIQYKFANR, encoded by the coding sequence ATGATGATTCGCCGCGGCACCGCCGCACTCACCACCGCGCTGCTGGGCGCCTCTCTCTGCGTCGCCGCAGCCCCGGCCCACGCCTCGACCGGCGGCGTCTTCCCGCCCCTGAAGAAGAACCTCATCTCCTACTACGACTTCGAGCACCCCGTCCCGGGCGACCCGTCCCGCGAGGCCGACCGCGGACGCTCCGGAACCACGATCAACCTGATCAACGGCGGCGCGGCCATGCGGGTCCGGGACGGCGCGCGGCGGCACGCCGTCCAGCTCGGGCAGGTCGCCCCGTCCGCGAAGGGCAACGACGACTGGAAGGCGGGGGTCTACTCCGCGCCCGGCGTCCCGTCCCTGCACGCGTTCAGCTCCGCCAAGGGCGCGACCCTCGCGGGCTGGATCAAGATGACCGGCACGAACCCGAGCCCCAACACCGAGACGTCCAACCCGAGCGACGTCTACAACGCGATCGGCCTGTCCGGCCTGCTCACCGGGGACTCCGACGGCCACGCCGTGCGCGCCCTGCTGGAGATCATCGAGGTCTCCGGCACCCTGCACGTCGTCGCGCTGGGCCGCCGCGTGGACGGTTCGAAGTCCCAGACGTTCGCGGCGAGCGAGGACTGGCAGAGCATCCTCCCCCAGAACACCTGGGTGCACCTCGCAGCGACGTTCGACTACGACACCGGTGCGATGGCGCTCTACAAGGACGGCAGGCCGCTGGACGGCTTCTACACCACGGCCGGGGACCCGTGGGGCCTCGAAGGCGCCCCCGAGCCCGACGTCACGTCCGCCACGGACCCCCGCGGCATCAAGATCGGCGGGAGCTACCCGCAGAACACCGCGGAGAAGAACCCCTGCAACTGCCGCATGGACGGCCTGATGTTCCTCGACCGCCCCCTCACCCCGAAGGAAGCGGCCATCCAGTACAAGTTCGCGAACCGCTGA